ATGGTCACATCGGGGACCATGACCCACCGGCTCAAGCGGCTGGAAACGCGAGGATTTATCGAGCGTGTGCCCAACGCCGAGGATGCGCGCAGCATGATGGTAAAACTGACGGAAGGCGGTCGGGAGCTGATCGATCGGGCGGTGGAAGAGCACATCGAGAACGAGCGACAGATCCTGTCGGCGCTGTCAGCCGAGACGCTGGGCGCGCTGGATAATTCGCTTTCAGCGTTTTTACGTACGCTGGAGAAATAATTTTATCGTCTTATTGGATAACGGCTCACAACTTTAACAGCATGGAGAAGAACTGATGACCATCGCACAACAGTTGGAACAGGTTGGCATCATTCGCTCATTAATATCGCTTCGCAAATTATCAGGCCCGCCGCTAATCGACGGGCCTGTATGGGTGACGCTAAACCTGCAGCCGCTGACCGACATCAATGCGGTTACCGTGGAGATCGGCGAAGACAAAAGCACGTAATCCGTACTCTTTATCCTGCACGCCTTTGATTATTTTTGCGCCGTGCTGTTTGCAAAGCG
The sequence above is a segment of the Erwinia sp. SLM-02 genome. Coding sequences within it:
- a CDS encoding MarR family winged helix-turn-helix transcriptional regulator, yielding MKNREHDAVDGILQQWQRERPDLDASPMGPIGRIKRCAALLQHKLEATFARFDLSMWEFDMLAALRRSGAPSLSPTELFSTLMVTSGTMTHRLKRLETRGFIERVPNAEDARSMMVKLTEGGRELIDRAVEEHIENERQILSALSAETLGALDNSLSAFLRTLEK